The following proteins come from a genomic window of Thermoproteus sp.:
- a CDS encoding nucleotidyltransferase family protein, with the protein MKAFLLAAGLGTRLRPLTYFAPKSLANIGDKTILDYAIEWLKSNGVEIYVVGFYMQDILRRYVAEFHPEVVFVPSRKLLGTAGQLYYAKEYIGDEPVLVAPSDVLTDLKIAPVLKAHVEASAKLTIVGQEVEASLRFGVLETAGGRLAAWREKPKFKYVVSTGIYVVEGSVVKRLEEKYLDFNHFAESLMPDVIVYPSDAKFYDIGTLEDLKAFLSARPAAGDLD; encoded by the coding sequence TTGAAGGCCTTTTTGTTGGCGGCGGGGCTCGGCACTAGGCTGAGGCCTCTGACCTATTTCGCGCCCAAGTCTCTAGCGAATATAGGCGACAAGACTATTTTGGACTACGCCATAGAGTGGCTCAAGTCCAACGGCGTGGAGATATATGTAGTGGGCTTCTACATGCAGGACATATTGAGGCGGTATGTGGCCGAGTTCCATCCGGAGGTCGTCTTCGTGCCCTCCAGAAAGCTGTTGGGGACTGCTGGACAGCTCTATTACGCCAAGGAGTATATAGGCGACGAGCCTGTCTTGGTGGCCCCCAGCGACGTCTTGACGGACTTAAAGATAGCGCCGGTCTTAAAGGCGCACGTGGAGGCGTCGGCCAAATTGACGATAGTGGGCCAGGAGGTGGAGGCCTCCTTGAGGTTCGGAGTGCTTGAGACAGCAGGCGGTAGGCTGGCCGCCTGGAGGGAAAAGCCGAAGTTTAAATACGTCGTGTCGACCGGCATATACGTCGTCGAGGGCTCTGTCGTTAAGAGGCTCGAAGAGAAGTACCTAGATTTCAACCACTTCGCCGAGTCGTTAATGCCCGACGTAATTGTATACCCCTCAGACGCGAAGTTCTACGATATAGGGACTCTAGAGGACTTGAAGGCGTTTTTGTCGGCCAGGCCGGCGGCGGGCGATCTGGATTGA
- a CDS encoding carbohydrate kinase family protein gives MALVASIGNLNYDIYIKTPELPGLDQSVEAVDIYTGGGGSAANFAVAITRMGHRARFIGSVGDDVLGDMILKDLAGEGVDVGFVKRIKGVRSGVVVVLVQPDGAKRMIAYRGANMGLSPDDINEAALGGVDHVHVASGRVELILKAKEVAKRLGRSVSIDGGTALARKGLEVASKALSGVDVVFMNQAEAKLLASSTDHRAALDVIAKNISAREIIVTLGDKGAMAISDGEFIYVDAFRLQPVDTTGAGDTFAAAYIAARLAGFSLYERLLFANAAASIKVTRPGARSSPKFEEVAEFLKSLGYNVPVKF, from the coding sequence GTGGCTCTAGTGGCCTCGATAGGCAATCTGAATTACGATATATACATAAAGACGCCGGAACTGCCCGGCTTAGATCAATCCGTAGAGGCAGTCGACATATACACCGGCGGGGGCGGCTCCGCCGCCAACTTCGCAGTGGCCATAACCAGAATGGGGCATAGGGCTAGGTTTATAGGCTCTGTCGGCGACGACGTGTTGGGCGATATGATCTTGAAGGACCTCGCCGGAGAGGGAGTAGATGTGGGCTTCGTGAAGAGGATAAAGGGGGTCAGATCGGGCGTCGTAGTGGTTTTAGTCCAGCCCGACGGGGCTAAACGCATGATAGCCTACAGGGGCGCCAATATGGGCCTCTCGCCTGACGATATAAACGAGGCCGCTCTGGGCGGCGTCGACCACGTCCACGTGGCCAGCGGCCGCGTGGAGTTGATACTAAAGGCAAAAGAGGTCGCGAAGAGACTGGGCAGAAGCGTATCGATAGACGGCGGCACCGCGCTGGCCAGGAAGGGGCTGGAGGTGGCCTCTAAGGCCCTATCCGGCGTCGATGTGGTCTTTATGAACCAGGCGGAGGCCAAACTTTTGGCGAGCTCTACAGACCACAGAGCGGCTTTAGACGTCATAGCCAAGAACATCTCGGCTAGGGAGATCATAGTGACTCTAGGCGACAAGGGGGCTATGGCCATCAGCGACGGAGAGTTCATATATGTCGACGCCTTTAGGCTCCAGCCGGTGGACACGACGGGCGCTGGCGACACGTTCGCCGCGGCCTATATAGCGGCAAGGCTCGCCGGCTTTTCGCTATATGAACGTCTACTTTTCGCCAACGCGGCTGCCTCTATAAAGGTGACGCGGCCCGGCGCGCGCTCCTCGCCTAAATTCGAAGAGGTAGCTGAATTCCTAAAGTCTCTTGGATATAATGTCCCTGTAAAATTTTAA